The Nitrospirota bacterium sequence CCCAATATGAATTAGACCGTCATCTAAATCGCCAATTCCATAATCAGTTCCAAGTAAGAGAACATTTGGGATTTGTTGTATTTCAATCTTTGATGGCCTTCGTTTTCTTACCATAAGATATTTAATACAGATAGACGCATAAGAATCCATTATATCTTTCAAACTCGAAAAATCATCAGATTTTTTACCTCTAATGTTTGTTACACGAATATAATGTTCTCCTCCCTTACCCTTACCTTCCTGAATAACATTCCAATCTTTATAGTTAGATAAGTCAGCGCAATTAAGCAAAAATCCTGTTCGGAATAAAACACGCCCCGCATTGCTATCAAATGGCAGTTCATATGAAAGGTATCCCCATGAGTGGTCTCTTCTCTTTACCAAACCTAAAGTATGGATATACCATTTAGCGAAGAGGTGTCCTGCTTTATCTCCAATTGCTTTGCCTAAACCATACCTTTCATTATCTTTTATCTGTTGACTCATAATTTCAGCGGAGTTCCAGCTTTCAATATAATCAACAAGTGGTTCAGATGATTCCAATAGGTTTTTCTGTAAATCTCTTTCCAAAAGGAGGGGTACGCATAAAGGGACACCCCAACGATAAATAGCGTAATCTAAAACTTGCTTAGTTGTGCTTGTGAATTGTTGATTCGGAGCAAAGAAGAGGCTATACTTATTGGGATTGGATTTGTTTTCTCTTGCCCAAATATTTGCTCGAATAGTTTTTACACTTTTATGCTTTTCTAAAATTTCATCGATAGAAACACCTAACTCCTTAAAGAAATCTAATGGTTTATGGAATATACGGATTTCTTTTTTATACAACGTATTGACTACATCTTTAAGAAGGAGTCTAACTCCTTCAATATCAGGTCCCTGATCTAAAACAGCACTGACAAGCAAATATCTTGCAAGTATTTCTCTTCTTGTCCAGAGACCATCAATCTCGTCAAGATCGTTTTTGATTAAATTTCCGGTATTATCAAAATAATGCTTAAATGGAAACAACTCCTGTATTGAGAGTTTGGTGGTATGTTGCTGTCCTATTTTTGCAATTTCAGTTATTAACTGCCTACTTTTGTTTTGTTCTCGTTTTGTATTTATATTTTTTCTCCTTAAGAATAAACTCGAATGATCTCTGCTGAGAGGATTCGAGGATATACTCTTTAATCTTTGTTCTACGTAGCAATTTTATACTATTCTCATTTACAGGAATTTTCTCAAAAATAGATATAAGTTGTCCTCTTAAATACAACGGTTCATTCAATCGTCGTTCTGCAGTTTTTATATATTTCTCTTTTATCTCATATCCCATCCATTTACGATTAAGACGATTAGCAACCTTAATAGTTGTCCCTATACCTAAAAAGGGGTCTAAAACTAAATCACCGGGATAGGAAAAAAATCCAATAAGTCTATAGGGTATTTCTTCAGGAAAGGGACAAGGATGGTCGTATTGATTTGGAGGAACTGGGGCAATATGCCATATATTATTGGCTAATTCTTTTGTAAATAAATCATCCATAGGAATTTTACTCTTTTCTTTCTCTTCCTTTGTTTTATCTTTGTAAATTTTTGGCCCAGGTTTTCTAAATATCAAGATATACTCAGTCATAATATTTGGACAATAATATCCTGGGTATGGGTTTTGAATTGTTACTCCTGCTCTCTTTACTCCCCCTGTCACTTTATACCAGATAATATCCTGATGAAATTCATAACCTATATTTTCCATTAAAGAAATAAAATGGTGCGGTAAAGGATAATGTTTTCCATCACATAGCACCGTCCCGATAACTACACAACAAAATCTACCTGGTTTCAACACACGATAACATTCTTTAAAACAAATATTTAACCATTCCAAATATTTTTCATACTCATCCCCTTTTCTTGTTCTAAACCATTTCGTATTATCAGATACATGCACATCATAATCAATCGCGTTCCAATAGGGTGGAGATGTGATAATTAAGTCAACTTTTCCATCTTGAATTTCGTCCATTTTTTCACAAGATTTAAGAAAAATTTTGTTCATAATTAATCCCTTCTACTTCAGCAGCGTAGGCTATTGCAGCTTTGATGTCTTCAGTACTCAAAGAGGGATAACTTTTTAAGATTTCTTCTTGACCGATGCCTGCTGCCAAGTTATCCAGAATGACTGATACCAAAATGCGTGTTCCTTTGATGCATGCTTTTCCATGGCAAACCAATGGATCAACGGAGATTCGTTCCTTCCAATCCATCTTTGG is a genomic window containing:
- a CDS encoding DUF433 domain-containing protein, encoding MDWKERISVDPLVCHGKACIKGTRILVSVILDNLAAGIGQEEILKSYPSLSTEDIKAAIAYAAEVEGINYEQNFS
- a CDS encoding site-specific DNA-methyltransferase — translated: MNKIFLKSCEKMDEIQDGKVDLIITSPPYWNAIDYDVHVSDNTKWFRTRKGDEYEKYLEWLNICFKECYRVLKPGRFCCVVIGTVLCDGKHYPLPHHFISLMENIGYEFHQDIIWYKVTGGVKRAGVTIQNPYPGYYCPNIMTEYILIFRKPGPKIYKDKTKEEKEKSKIPMDDLFTKELANNIWHIAPVPPNQYDHPCPFPEEIPYRLIGFFSYPGDLVLDPFLGIGTTIKVANRLNRKWMGYEIKEKYIKTAERRLNEPLYLRGQLISIFEKIPVNENSIKLLRRTKIKEYILESSQQRSFEFILKEKKYKYKTRTKQK